GAGAAAATCTGTTGGGTATTTTACGTGGAGACTTTCTGGCGTTGATGTTAATATTCATAGAGACAGCCTTTCAAGAAACTCCAACCCATTCTTCTTGACTAGAAAAAGGATATGAATCCTTATGACAAAGAATTTGGAGTCCACAATTTTCACCCACAAaatgaaaggagaaaaaaagaagagccTCATAAATTCCACTTTCAGGATTATCTACATTAAATTCCCCATTCAGGttttatacatacatatatacaaTCTATACTatcttattgttattgttattgttattgtgAATTGGAGTATACATGTGAAGAAACCTCAATTTTCTGGAAagcaaaaactcaaaaattctAATCCAGGGGAAGAATTCTGCCAGAGATGAGAATGCAAGGAGGAAGCTGCAAATCACTCTTCTCTTATGACAGTGGAGATTGGGTAGAAGAGACTCAACCGCACTTCATGGACATTGCTAGCCACAACAACCATCAAAGCCCCAAAAGTAGCCCAAGAAacgaaaaatatatatgatcaGATCGGACCGAGATGCTTCATCCCCTTGAAATGATCAATAATGTAAGAAGTATGAGATTTCATTTATTGGATGAAAGCAGCACAATGCATCTGCGAAAAATTCAACCAACAGTAATTATCAAATTGGAATTGTTGTACAAAACAAGGCCCAGTTTCATTATGATGGTACCTTGAGTAATTGATGCAATCAGTACTCTTCTTCAAGTTGATTAATGAGGAAACAGACCCATGGAGCCGACCCCAACTGGTTTTTCATAGAGTCAAtgatttgaatttgaattgaatttttactCTCACGCTGAAGAGAATTCGCTCTTGGAACTAGTTTGAAAGACAAAAATTAGACCCCGCAGAGGATGAATTTGGAAGCAGGAAAGAGCAATCCTGAGAAGCAAACAAGACAAATAGTAACAAGATACTGAGAACACCAAGTAATTGGCTTCCATTTAATCTCAACACTAGAACTCTTCATCCTCTTTCCACATTGTGGCTCTTTTGACAAATCAAAACTGGATCCTTTCATTCTCAGTTCTTGAATACACCTCGTAAGTGCCCTGTTATCATTCctctctctttgcaattgcTTCCACACTTTCCAGTACCTGAAAAGCTTAACCTGAGCCAAAGAAACAAACACAAGTGAAGTAGAAATAGAAACAAGAGAAGGTATCCACCATTTCTTGCAAGTATGCTCTTCTTTATTATCACTACTAGAGGTAAACAAGATGGTTAAAAATATCCCatgaaagattaaaaagaaagaacagagTTGGAAGATTTCGCGTTTGATAGAGTCCATTCTTGTTTCCTTAACACCAATTTTTCGGTTGAAAAGATCTTCTTCTCTTTGCCAGAGCTTGAGAAGAAGTAGATGGCCTGGACTACTTGAGATTTCTGTTAATGGGTGGTTTTGAAGTGCTGCTGTCATTACACAAAGTTGCTTTTCTTGGTGCTCTTCGTTTACTGGGATTTCTACTATATGGGCATCTTTCATTTCAGCCATTTTTGaagataaaataacaaaaataaagaaataatcaaaGAAATAATGCTAACAGAAACAAGAAGCTGATGATAATGTTATGATTCAagtaaacaaacaaaaagaagattCAGAGAGAATTGGAGATTGACAGAGCGAGAGTAAAGTAAAGATTGCAGCTTTGTTGAGATATAGAGAAGACGGAGATTTACAGATATTTAAATTGCTGTGGAAAAAAACGGCTGAGATGGGTTTCTAATGTTTCAACGGTTACATTCATGTTCACTCCAACGGTcagatttctttcctttttttatttatttttaatatttttctgtttcaacggttatatattttatgaaggGCTTAGTTTGGGCCTATAGAATTTATAAGCCCAACTAGTTAACTCCTGCCTGCACATAATTCAACAAAACGGTGTCGTTAGGACTATGTGTAGTGTATATACTCTACTCTGTATTCATGGAGGCATGGAGCGCTGTCATCACGAGCTCAAAGGAAAAATACAGGCAGACAGACAAGGTATGAAAATTTggtgttatttctttttatattttgtcaaTCTATAACGTTTCTGTATTGTTTTCTTACGGTGGTTTGATCAATTGTATTAAAAAGTGTGTTGAAATGTCGGAACGAAACCCCGCCTGAAATTCCATGTCTTTTATGTCGCTGGCCTTATTCAGATAATGATTTTTCTACTTTGAATCTGGAAACAAGTTGTTGAGAAAATCCACCTCTTCCTTCTATTAGTAATACAAGATGTTTGGGTATGTTAAGGAATCCAACTCGAACAGACCCATAAGTGGTGGTTGGGTTGGTTAACTTTAGTTTTGCCGGTGCATTGCTTTGTTCATGATCCTGTATttagaaaatgagaagaaataatttgTGCTTCagatttttattcttttgatatttttgttttttctttctaaattcttAGGTTGTTGATTTGGATTCTTTTGGTACAGGAGAATTTCAAAACTTGAAGTGGGTCGTGTTGTTTGAATGATAAGAAAAAGCTCAGCTGTGatcaagaaaacaattttATGACCTTATTattaaaccctaaaccctgttaaattttcaaatgcaAACTGTTAagtctctctttattttttcaccTTCCCCCTTATACAATTTCCTCATCAATACCAAATATCCCTTCAGTTCTGCTGTCTTCTCTTCACTTGCCCAAACTTCAAAAGCAGCAAATCCTGCCCTTTTCCATTACCTATTAAAAAGCCTCAAATTCTCTGAAACCCAAGCCTTTACTATTTCAAATCGCTTCTCTCATATCAAATCTACTGAAAAGCCACAATCTGTTCATTACTTTCTTAAAAACCTTGGTTTATCCAATTCCCATATCCAATCTGCTATCCATGGTGCACCGCAAATTCTCTTTGCTAACGTAGACAAGTGCCTTAAACCAAAAGTTAAGCTTTTTCAAGATCTGGGACTTGTGGGTTATGATCTTGGTAAGTTCATTTCCAAGAATTCTACTCTTTTAACTGCTAGTTTGGATAAAAAGTTGTCTCCTCGTGTGGAAATTCTGAAGAGACTTTTGTTGAATGATGAGAATAATAAAGATTTGGTAAAAGTTTTAACTAGATGTAATTGGATTATCTCAAAAAACCCCAAATCAAGATTATTATCCAATGTAGCATTCTTGGAGAGTTGTGGGATAGTTGGGTCTCAGCTATCCATGTTACTAAGGAGGCAGCCTAGACTTTTCATTATGCAAGAATCTGCACTTAGAGACCTGGTTTCTCAGGTTTTAAATATGGGGTTCTCAGTAAATTCAAGGATGTTGGTTTATGCTCTATATACTGTTAGTTGCATGAGTCATGAGACATTTggtaaaaaaattgaaattttgaagaaatttggGTTTTCAGAGTATGAATGCACAGAGATGTTCAGAAAGCAACCAGGTTTGCTAAGATCTTCTGAGAAGAAGTTGAAGTTGGGActtgatttctttattaacACAATTAAGTTTAAAAGGGAAGTGTTGGTTTATAGACCTACATGTCTAATGCTGAGCATGGAAGAAAGAGTGATTCCTCGATACAAAGTTTTGGAGATTATGAAGTTAAAGAAGCTGTTAAAAAAACAGCCTAGCTTTATTAATGTGTTAAATTTGACAGAGGAGGAGTTCGTGCAGAAGTTTATAGCTAGTTTTCCTGATGATGCAGAGGAGTTGTTGGTAGCTTACAGAAGTCATACTCTAGATTCATATTCTGAAGAAAAATCTTGATGCAAGTTAGCTTTCTGTTTAGTTGTGAAGGAGCATAGGGAGGACCTCTTCCTTCCAAACCATATGCTCATTGGTAAGAGCTCTTGAAACCATTTTTATTGTACTTATAATGCTTCTGacctaaaattagtttttggctgctattttcttataatcaaTCACCTCAGAAGTTAAAGTGTCATATGAAGCcatattctaattttgacatgaggaataattttcttattcctTTCTCCTTCATGAAAAAGGACTCAAcactaaaaaattttagttgtTCTATGATTAATGCTAATCTATATTCAGGATTGTTTGAATTTATCTAACTAGTTCATTTAGAATCTATCAAAATTTTAGTTGACTTAATTCGTATAGAATAACAACAAAATATCTAATTGGGCAAAAATAGTACATATCCCTTCTCTTGATAAAATGGAAATAACGAGTTAGATTTTACATTATTATGGTCATTACATATGAACAGATGATTGTAAGCCTGATTAATCAAatgtctatttatttatttgtttatcttttttttaatactgaGGAACCTTCACTCGGTaaagcacgaccacagagtgAAAATTCGAATAAAAAATTCTGATAGAAAATCATCATCTTAACAACTATACACCctaataactaatgagttatgatacatacgaaatgtaagaaaacaccatccaatcaagatgatttcaaaatccaaggatctcctcaagtgaagttagggaaaactagttccaacaatgaaactagcacttgaattcaactccaaatgccacaaaccaagtatgatttgataagttaataATCAAACATAAGATCTTGGTTAGAGaatgccacaaactaaaaaatagcttgataagttcaaagttcatgcaagaattTAAGGGAAAACACTcccaaagagcaaataaagattatcatttaTCAAACGATCTTGGCagatgaatttggctttgatatttatagtcaaaacaagataaa
The Ricinus communis isolate WT05 ecotype wild-type chromosome 1, ASM1957865v1, whole genome shotgun sequence DNA segment above includes these coding regions:
- the LOC8276546 gene encoding uncharacterized protein LOC8276546; this translates as MAEMKDAHIVEIPVNEEHQEKQLCVMTAALQNHPLTEISSSPGHLLLLKLWQREEDLFNRKIGVKETRMDSIKREIFQLCSFFLIFHGIFLTILFTSSSDNKEEHTCKKWWIPSLVSISTSLVFVSLAQVKLFRYWKVWKQLQRERNDNRALTRCIQELRMKGSSFDLSKEPQCGKRMKSSSVEIKWKPITWCSQYLVTICLVCFSGLLFPASKFILCGV
- the LOC8276547 gene encoding transcription termination factor MTERF5, chloroplastic: MQTVKSLFIFSPSPLYNFLINTKYPFSSAVFSSLAQTSKAANPALFHYLLKSLKFSETQAFTISNRFSHIKSTEKPQSVHYFLKNLGLSNSHIQSAIHGAPQILFANVDKCLKPKVKLFQDLGLVGYDLGKFISKNSTLLTASLDKKLSPRVEILKRLLLNDENNKDLVKVLTRCNWIISKNPKSRLLSNVAFLESCGIVGSQLSMLLRRQPRLFIMQESALRDLVSQVLNMGFSVNSRMLVYALYTVSCMSHETFGKKIEILKKFGFSEYECTEMFRKQPGLLRSSEKKLKLGLDFFINTIKFKREVLVYRPTCLMLSMEERVIPRYKVLEIMKLKKLLKKQPSFINVLNLTEEEFVQKFIASFPDDAEELLVAYRSHTLDSYSEEKS